The proteins below are encoded in one region of Alkaliphilus flagellatus:
- a CDS encoding peptidoglycan recognition protein family protein, which produces MYSYIVDHIPKGNKRLGTKLQPESITIHNTGNPTSTARNERGWLTNPYNTSSTSFHIAIDEKEVVECIPLDEIAHHSGNKQGNLTSIGVEICESGNQEKVWDNAIKLIAKLLFDRGWGLDKVTTHKKWNGKNCPRLILPRWNKFMGKVEKELSKLYSIKNQGVSEWAIEAWEWGKQKGVIDGTRPKDAATREEMTTMLYRMKEEDK; this is translated from the coding sequence ATGTACAGCTACATAGTAGACCACATTCCAAAGGGAAATAAAAGACTGGGGACTAAATTGCAACCTGAATCAATCACTATACATAATACAGGCAATCCCACTAGTACAGCTAGAAATGAACGAGGGTGGCTTACTAATCCATATAATACTAGCTCTACAAGTTTTCATATTGCAATCGATGAAAAAGAAGTAGTGGAATGTATACCATTGGATGAAATAGCTCACCACTCAGGAAACAAGCAAGGGAATTTAACTTCTATAGGAGTTGAAATTTGCGAGAGTGGTAACCAAGAAAAGGTGTGGGACAATGCTATTAAATTAATTGCAAAGCTATTATTTGATCGTGGCTGGGGATTAGACAAAGTAACTACACACAAAAAATGGAATGGAAAGAACTGCCCAAGACTAATCCTTCCTAGATGGAATAAGTTTATGGGTAAAGTAGAGAAAGAATTATCTAAACTGTATAGTATCAAGAATCAAGGAGTAAGTGAATGGGCAATTGAAGCATGGGAATGGGGAAAACAAAAAGGTGTTATTGATGGGACAAGACCCAAAGATGCAGCTACTAGAGAAGAAATGACAACTATGTTATATAGAATGAAGGAGGAAGATAAATGA
- a CDS encoding DUF4652 domain-containing protein, with product MGKFIETLSSDQSLYFDEYNSIFIEKDDNKIIINNNTPSMPIISPNKDKFAYISPFEWEQLGSLYLYNTTTSSSDLLIEPSESNIPKDAIWINNEYLLVIIGHAYGTVSTGGNLYLLNTTTREITLFRECSEEQQFTKIDLINDYLNVTVITYQDDIFNEYTESSFTISIDDILKK from the coding sequence ATGGGTAAATTTATTGAAACTCTCTCATCTGATCAATCACTTTATTTCGATGAGTATAACTCTATTTTTATAGAAAAAGATGATAATAAAATAATAATCAATAACAATACACCGTCAATGCCAATCATTTCTCCAAATAAGGATAAGTTTGCTTATATATCTCCATTCGAATGGGAGCAGCTGGGTAGCTTATACCTATACAATACAACTACTTCCTCTTCTGATTTACTTATTGAACCTTCTGAAAGCAACATTCCAAAAGATGCTATTTGGATTAATAATGAGTATTTATTAGTTATAATTGGCCATGCTTATGGAACTGTATCTACGGGTGGGAATTTATATCTTTTAAATACCACTACAAGAGAAATCACACTATTTAGAGAGTGTTCTGAAGAACAACAATTCACAAAGATTGATCTTATTAATGATTATTTAAATGTTACAGTTATAACCTATCAAGATGATATATTTAATGAGTACACAGAAAGTTCATTCACAATATCAATAGATGACATATTAAAGAAATAA
- a CDS encoding LexA family protein yields the protein MLTERQMEILKAIHQYIQANSISPTVRNIVDLVGLKSSSTVYRHLSNLEKEGYITKIDTSLRSITITEVGLKLINTKE from the coding sequence ATGCTAACTGAAAGACAGATGGAAATTTTAAAAGCAATACATCAATATATACAAGCTAATAGTATAAGCCCAACTGTAAGGAATATTGTAGATTTAGTTGGGTTAAAATCCAGCAGTACTGTATATAGACATCTTAGTAATTTAGAGAAGGAAGGTTATATTACAAAGATAGATACTAGTCTGAGATCTATAACAATAACGGAAGTAGGATTAAAGCTAATTAATACTAAAGAATAA
- a CDS encoding tyrosine-type recombinase/integrase: MAISMRGRNKIETSVKSDRVSKKELLVKDFIELHTDFVRDKVLENLASKTIKDHKNIFKFLVKWIDESHWSDKNQYVTKSLFLDYNEYMMFEKNYAPCTVNVKLRPIKAYINWLLKNEHLNTNFNNYIKLVKVAEDRVYPLTKSEINKLINAIGNYSYARFRDLTISICILDCGIRIGELLQLTYPDVSFSKSYIIVRAEVSKTRTERILPVSRKTLSFLEQLKDITIEQSRTHLFLSTTEEKVIAESDVFTNFRKYKKEANINKKCTPYVLRHTFATEMVKKGVDIFTLQRMMEHKNITTTRQYVYLNDDDILNKHKEVDILSSFLK; encoded by the coding sequence ATGGCTATTTCTATGAGGGGAAGGAACAAGATTGAAACCAGTGTGAAAAGCGACCGAGTTTCAAAGAAAGAATTATTAGTTAAAGATTTTATTGAACTTCATACTGATTTTGTACGTGATAAGGTGTTGGAAAATCTAGCATCAAAAACAATTAAAGACCACAAAAATATTTTTAAATTCCTTGTTAAATGGATAGACGAATCACACTGGTCTGATAAAAACCAGTATGTAACTAAATCATTATTTTTAGATTACAATGAATACATGATGTTTGAAAAGAATTATGCTCCATGTACTGTAAATGTTAAACTTAGACCTATTAAAGCATATATTAATTGGTTATTAAAAAATGAACATCTAAATACTAATTTTAATAATTATATTAAGCTAGTTAAAGTTGCAGAGGATAGAGTTTACCCATTAACAAAATCTGAAATTAATAAACTAATTAATGCTATAGGAAATTATAGCTATGCAAGATTTAGAGATCTAACTATATCAATTTGTATACTTGATTGTGGCATTAGAATAGGTGAACTATTGCAACTAACTTATCCTGATGTGAGCTTTAGTAAAAGCTACATTATTGTTAGGGCAGAGGTAAGTAAGACTAGAACGGAAAGAATACTACCAGTATCAAGGAAAACACTAAGCTTTTTAGAGCAATTGAAGGACATAACTATAGAACAAAGCCGAACACATCTATTTTTATCTACTACAGAGGAGAAGGTTATTGCAGAATCAGATGTATTTACTAATTTTAGAAAATATAAAAAAGAGGCTAATATAAATAAAAAGTGTACACCTTATGTCTTGCGTCATACTTTTGCGACAGAAATGGTTAAAAAGGGAGTAGATATTTTTACCTTGCAACGAATGATGGAGCATAAAAATATTACAACTACAAGACAATACGTATATTTAAACGATGATGATATACTGAATAAACACAAAGAAGTGGATATTCTGTCTAGCTTTTTAAAATAA
- a CDS encoding PF20097 family protein: MELENISCPKCGLKMENGYMYPIRDIKWTYNNKPKFTALGDETLIGLSGFTMNKLLSYRCTGCKIVTFEYYSSN; the protein is encoded by the coding sequence ATGGAATTAGAAAATATAAGTTGTCCTAAATGTGGATTAAAAATGGAAAATGGATATATGTATCCAATTAGGGATATAAAATGGACCTATAATAATAAACCTAAATTTACTGCATTAGGGGATGAAACATTGATTGGTTTATCAGGTTTTACTATGAACAAATTACTATCTTATAGGTGCACAGGTTGCAAAATTGTTACATTTGAATATTATTCATCAAACTAA
- a CDS encoding S41 family peptidase — translation MINKKRGTLLFSICLFVIISGYFYFQNRDVFNNLEGSKKTIPNYMIDKINETRTVSKFDKEDVIFEFSKLMYNFQDFNDELTDEDILVSDLSKSMNLYVDIKDVTINKAISDIDHFFKLLKYGYAGYEFFGGDETFMEAKMNMLKEIKEHSENISTEEFNQIILRNLDFIQDGHFAVGKYRTAKDYVYYSSEKYELFKDSKGYYTKIDEKKYYISFKEDSISENDLKLSINKDGEIVYYIGYLSDSTDEYEYKDIELRSNNNYIRENIKFTRYRRDTNFDRSNIYKYSTIGEIPVIEIRSMLANTQNQLIQLNKFREHAAILKDKDLFIIDIRGNGGGSDSYCKDWISTYTGQEINVGGNVNSELWTRTTIKGIEEAIKIHEDESIKNWVSKIIEDVKNSSIYPGWSDINYKEQYTIENSNLIIVIMDKGVASSGETFIEILRSMENVIFVGVNTSGMSLVGDNILYILPNSNMPVYFGKNLDLNIDLENVDGKGFFPDLWINSNDSIDRVFKFIERYDMESLKKKSKI, via the coding sequence ATGATTAATAAAAAAAGAGGAACCCTACTTTTTTCTATTTGTTTATTTGTAATTATTTCAGGCTACTTTTATTTTCAAAATAGAGATGTATTTAATAATCTAGAAGGTTCTAAAAAAACTATACCTAATTATATGATTGATAAAATAAATGAAACTCGTACAGTAAGCAAGTTTGATAAGGAAGATGTTATATTTGAATTTAGTAAACTAATGTATAATTTTCAGGATTTTAATGATGAATTAACAGATGAAGATATTTTAGTTAGTGATTTAAGTAAGTCTATGAATTTGTATGTGGATATTAAGGATGTAACTATTAATAAAGCTATTTCAGATATAGATCATTTTTTTAAGCTATTAAAATATGGATATGCAGGATATGAATTTTTTGGTGGGGATGAAACATTTATGGAAGCTAAAATGAATATGCTAAAAGAAATTAAAGAGCATAGTGAAAATATTTCTACTGAGGAATTTAACCAGATTATTTTAAGAAACTTAGACTTTATTCAGGATGGACATTTTGCTGTAGGAAAATACAGAACAGCTAAAGACTATGTATACTATTCAAGCGAAAAATATGAGCTTTTCAAGGACTCTAAAGGATATTATACGAAAATAGATGAGAAAAAATATTATATATCATTTAAAGAAGATAGTATTTCTGAGAATGATTTAAAGCTATCTATTAATAAAGATGGCGAAATTGTTTATTATATTGGATATTTATCAGATTCTACAGATGAATATGAGTATAAAGATATAGAACTTAGAAGTAATAATAATTATATTAGAGAAAATATAAAATTTACTAGGTATAGACGAGATACGAATTTTGATAGATCAAATATTTATAAATACAGCACTATAGGAGAAATCCCAGTTATTGAAATCAGAAGTATGCTAGCTAATACACAAAACCAACTTATACAATTAAATAAGTTTAGAGAGCATGCAGCTATTTTGAAGGATAAAGATTTATTTATTATCGACATAAGGGGAAATGGGGGCGGAAGTGATTCTTATTGCAAGGATTGGATTAGCACTTATACAGGGCAGGAAATTAATGTGGGTGGAAATGTTAATAGTGAGTTATGGACTAGAACAACTATAAAAGGGATTGAGGAAGCAATTAAAATTCATGAAGATGAAAGTATTAAAAATTGGGTAAGTAAGATAATAGAGGATGTTAAAAATAGTAGCATTTATCCAGGATGGTCAGATATTAATTATAAAGAACAATATACTATAGAAAATTCTAATCTTATAATTGTAATAATGGATAAAGGAGTAGCATCTTCTGGAGAAACTTTTATAGAGATATTAAGAAGTATGGAAAATGTAATATTTGTAGGTGTAAACACTAGTGGTATGTCATTAGTTGGAGATAACATACTCTATATTTTGCCCAATTCTAACATGCCTGTGTATTTTGGGAAGAATTTAGACTTAAATATAGATTTAGAGAATGTAGATGGAAAGGGATTTTTTCCAGATTTATGGATAAACTCTAATGACTCTATCGATAGAGTTTTTAAGTTTATTGAAAGATACGATATGGAGAGCTTGAAGAAAAAATCAAAGATTTGA
- a CDS encoding DUF3841 domain-containing protein, producing MAKIVVWTKQHVNVLNELQIKERYIAKKEYIVKELQEHTDLVLEVYDWYVRRASDFYSKPVDVEYPIWVSLSQEATMLQSKDTVIMEIELEPELIMPVNIDKWGMILNYSYIPYNNEDAKRHKQLLNEYGTTDTQAYMSQFYPIIKREIITSWERLFDDSIIINNEEKYGTIWELKREWIVNVIR from the coding sequence ATGGCAAAAATTGTCGTCTGGACAAAGCAGCATGTTAATGTGCTTAATGAGTTACAAATTAAAGAGCGATATATTGCAAAAAAAGAGTATATAGTTAAAGAACTTCAGGAACATACAGATTTAGTTTTAGAGGTATACGATTGGTATGTACGAAGAGCTTCGGATTTCTATAGTAAGCCTGTAGATGTAGAGTATCCAATATGGGTATCTCTATCACAGGAGGCTACTATGTTACAAAGTAAAGATACTGTTATAATGGAGATAGAACTTGAACCTGAACTGATAATGCCTGTAAATATTGATAAATGGGGTATGATTTTAAACTATTCATATATTCCATATAATAATGAGGATGCGAAGAGACACAAGCAACTTCTAAATGAATACGGTACGACAGATACACAGGCTTATATGTCACAGTTTTATCCTATAATAAAGCGTGAAATTATCACAAGCTGGGAACGATTATTTGATGATTCAATAATAATAAACAATGAAGAAAAGTATGGAACAATATGGGAGTTGAAAAGGGAATGGATAGTAAATGTAATACGGTAA
- a CDS encoding DUF3841 domain-containing protein, which yields MDSKCNTVKLYSVQTNLLIKIIEKNGTCFSKKDFIISKYEESAPIFVAAYSWFSKEADKIVPRPDKAEFPYWAFTDMKNLEKFSDSSILELYVPINEVVFFNMYDWNKILKLQYIGESENEEKNFRSLLNEYGIKHDSDLILTNFYPELKKQVMDSWSHLFFYHNQIKNGNFSCVQSVQAALWQIRYEWINNIIN from the coding sequence ATGGATAGTAAATGTAATACGGTAAAGCTATACTCAGTACAAACTAATTTGCTTATTAAAATCATAGAAAAAAATGGTACTTGTTTTTCTAAAAAAGATTTTATTATAAGTAAATACGAGGAAAGCGCGCCAATTTTTGTTGCAGCATATAGCTGGTTCTCAAAAGAAGCAGATAAAATTGTACCTAGGCCAGATAAAGCAGAATTTCCATATTGGGCCTTTACGGACATGAAAAACTTAGAAAAATTTTCCGATAGTAGTATATTAGAATTGTATGTACCGATTAATGAAGTTGTATTTTTCAACATGTATGACTGGAATAAAATTTTGAAATTACAATATATAGGAGAAAGTGAGAATGAAGAAAAAAACTTCCGTTCTCTACTAAACGAATATGGAATAAAGCATGATAGCGACCTAATATTGACAAATTTTTATCCAGAATTAAAAAAGCAAGTTATGGATAGCTGGTCACACTTATTTTTCTATCATAATCAAATTAAAAATGGTAATTTCTCTTGTGTACAAAGTGTTCAAGCCGCATTATGGCAGATAAGATACGAATGGATAAATAACATTATTAATTGA
- a CDS encoding DUF378 domain-containing protein, with product MDRLALLLVIIGAINWGLIGFFQFDLVASLFGGQDALVSRIIYSLVGLAGVYCISLLFRERDRDTTRE from the coding sequence ATGGATAGACTGGCTTTATTGCTTGTTATTATCGGTGCAATAAATTGGGGTTTAATTGGATTCTTCCAATTTGACTTAGTTGCATCATTATTTGGAGGACAAGATGCCCTAGTTAGTAGAATTATCTACTCTTTGGTTGGGCTAGCAGGTGTTTATTGTATTAGTCTACTCTTTAGAGAAAGAGATAGAGATACTACTAGAGAATAA
- a CDS encoding BofC C-terminal domain-containing protein codes for MRRKKIWPLILSILTLALVFSSIGFAVGYYRYSSQISQEKLERQKEQELLNALIKSQEDSLYNINKDNEMTVTKHGNTISKETKLVYKILYTQCQDVIEKKEQPSLELIGLNKNGFEEYLKQNHPNWEIESFSKNEIIIIKRENRICPNHYVISVNKGYIAIYKYDEDGIKSLVDQTEIPINLLPTVDQEKLQRGILVETMEDVNQLLEDYSS; via the coding sequence ATGAGAAGAAAAAAAATATGGCCACTAATACTTTCGATTTTAACATTAGCCTTAGTTTTTAGTTCAATTGGATTTGCAGTTGGATACTATAGATATTCGAGCCAAATATCACAAGAAAAGCTTGAGAGACAAAAGGAACAAGAATTATTAAATGCCTTAATTAAATCTCAAGAAGATAGTTTATACAATATTAATAAAGATAATGAAATGACAGTTACAAAACATGGAAATACGATTAGTAAGGAAACTAAATTAGTATATAAAATATTATATACACAATGCCAAGACGTTATAGAAAAAAAAGAGCAGCCTTCTTTAGAATTAATAGGATTAAATAAAAATGGATTCGAAGAATACTTAAAGCAAAATCATCCAAATTGGGAGATAGAAAGCTTCTCTAAAAATGAGATTATTATAATTAAGCGAGAAAATAGAATTTGTCCAAATCACTATGTAATTTCTGTAAACAAAGGCTATATAGCCATATATAAGTATGATGAAGATGGAATAAAAAGTTTAGTAGATCAGACAGAGATTCCTATAAACCTTCTTCCAACTGTTGATCAAGAAAAGTTACAGAGAGGTATTCTTGTAGAAACTATGGAAGATGTTAATCAGTTATTAGAGGATTATAGTAGTTAA
- the ruvC gene encoding crossover junction endodeoxyribonuclease RuvC has product MIILGIDPGLAIMGYGIIHYEGNRFRPIDYGAITTPSTMPTPIRLKKIYEDLNKIMIKHNPDAVAIEELFFNTNVKTALLVGHARGVAVLSAANNDKEIFEYTPLQVKQGVVGYGRADKGQVQQMVKTLLNLSTVPKPDDVADALAVAICHAHSGNFKDMFKIK; this is encoded by the coding sequence ATGATTATATTAGGAATTGATCCAGGACTTGCAATAATGGGATATGGTATAATACACTATGAGGGGAATCGATTTCGACCTATAGATTATGGAGCTATTACAACACCTAGCACAATGCCTACACCTATAAGACTTAAAAAAATTTATGAGGATTTAAATAAAATTATGATTAAACATAATCCAGATGCTGTAGCAATTGAAGAATTGTTTTTTAATACTAATGTTAAAACTGCATTGTTAGTAGGTCACGCGAGAGGTGTAGCCGTGCTATCTGCTGCTAATAATGATAAAGAAATATTTGAATATACTCCTTTGCAGGTTAAGCAGGGGGTAGTTGGTTATGGCAGGGCAGACAAAGGGCAGGTGCAGCAAATGGTTAAGACATTGCTAAATCTTTCTACTGTACCTAAGCCCGACGATGTTGCTGACGCTCTAGCAGTAGCGATATGTCATGCCCATTCAGGAAATTTCAAAGATATGTTCAAAATCAAATAA
- the ruvA gene encoding Holliday junction branch migration protein RuvA, with product MFEYLKGIVVDIILDKIIIEVNGIGYRINSTTNSASKVKRGDQTIVYTHLVVREDELSLYGFTSTDELSMFQKLTSVSKIGPKVASGILSTYTPGKLGAYILSNDIASIAKSPGVGKKTAERIVLELKDKIDKTNVDYDYTLFNDDNKDDNEAVQALIALGYTKIEGEKAVQAVKDTSYATEEIIKNALRWLMK from the coding sequence ATGTTTGAATATTTGAAGGGAATAGTTGTTGATATTATTTTAGATAAAATAATAATCGAGGTTAATGGGATCGGATATAGAATTAATAGTACTACAAATAGTGCCTCTAAAGTTAAAAGGGGTGATCAGACTATTGTTTATACACATTTAGTAGTCCGAGAAGATGAGTTAAGCTTGTATGGTTTTACTTCTACTGATGAGCTATCAATGTTTCAGAAACTAACTTCTGTTTCTAAAATAGGTCCAAAAGTTGCTAGTGGAATACTATCTACCTACACGCCCGGTAAATTGGGAGCTTACATATTAAGTAATGATATTGCTTCAATAGCTAAATCACCAGGAGTAGGAAAGAAAACCGCAGAGCGAATTGTCTTAGAGTTAAAGGATAAAATCGATAAGACAAATGTGGATTACGATTATACCTTGTTTAATGATGATAATAAGGATGACAATGAAGCAGTTCAGGCTCTTATTGCCTTAGGATATACTAAAATAGAAGGAGAAAAGGCAGTTCAGGCTGTTAAGGATACAAGTTATGCAACAGAGGAAATTATAAAAAATGCACTTAGATGGTTAATGAAATAG
- the ruvB gene encoding Holliday junction branch migration DNA helicase RuvB gives MISEFEERIVSNKVKPEDQEIEGGLRPRFLNDYIGQDKVKEKLKIFIEAAQHRKEALDHVLLYGPPGLGKTTLSNIIANEMNVNIRITSGPAIERPGDLAAILTNLSENDVLFIDEIHRINRTVEEILYPAMEDFALDIIIGKGPSARSIRLDLSKFTLIGATTRAGLLTSPLRDRFGVIAKLELYDIKELKEIVKRSAYILNVYIDDDGAAEIASRSRGTPRIANRLLKRVRDFAQVRGDGRITLDIAQDALALLEIDFLGLDSTDKKMIEVMINNFGGGPVGLDTLAASTGEERNTIEDVYEPYLLQIGFINRTPRGRVVMKKAYEHFNIPFKE, from the coding sequence ATGATATCCGAGTTTGAAGAGAGGATCGTGTCAAATAAAGTAAAACCTGAGGATCAAGAAATTGAAGGTGGATTACGTCCTAGGTTTTTAAATGATTATATTGGACAAGACAAAGTAAAAGAAAAATTAAAAATATTTATAGAGGCTGCACAACACAGAAAAGAAGCTTTAGACCATGTTCTACTATATGGGCCTCCTGGTTTAGGTAAGACTACATTATCCAACATTATAGCTAATGAGATGAATGTAAATATTAGGATTACATCTGGTCCAGCAATAGAAAGACCTGGTGATTTGGCTGCTATATTAACAAATCTATCAGAAAATGATGTTTTGTTTATAGATGAAATCCATAGGATTAATAGAACAGTTGAAGAAATACTGTACCCTGCAATGGAGGATTTTGCGCTAGATATTATTATAGGTAAGGGGCCAAGTGCGAGATCTATAAGACTAGATTTATCTAAGTTCACCTTAATAGGAGCTACTACAAGGGCTGGATTGTTAACTTCTCCACTAAGAGATAGATTTGGGGTAATAGCCAAATTGGAATTATATGATATTAAAGAGCTAAAGGAGATTGTAAAACGATCAGCTTATATTTTAAATGTTTATATAGATGATGATGGAGCGGCAGAAATTGCTTCAAGGTCAAGGGGCACTCCTCGTATAGCTAATAGACTTTTAAAAAGGGTTAGAGATTTTGCTCAGGTTAGAGGAGATGGACGTATTACTTTGGATATTGCACAAGATGCATTAGCTCTACTTGAAATTGACTTTTTAGGTTTAGATAGTACTGATAAAAAGATGATTGAAGTTATGATTAATAACTTTGGAGGAGGACCAGTAGGCCTAGATACCCTAGCTGCTTCAACAGGAGAAGAAAGAAATACAATAGAAGATGTTTATGAGCCTTACTTATTACAAATAGGATTTATTAATCGTACACCAAGGGGTAGAGTAGTAATGAAAAAGGCATACGAACATTTTAATATCCCTTTTAAAGAATAA
- a CDS encoding SpoIID/LytB domain-containing protein yields MRRIKIIIVPMLIALIVLMNVPHTFSYDKSTIPYNIKIGLFFDKTAKSTLLLESQSSFKVGVFQQDEFINLFDLDENKILLRKDKFYIGQGLSFTEYTGAINEQVNISNIEGPYHIQVGQSFTSYSEAYNFLNSLNIGSVNSYLSYEKEWKVFSGLYLTESSANEEANKINANYGYETKVIQPSTTRVQVINEKGNTIFMYDSSDELYFTGKDYRGNTPIVNVEGNNYRGAITAKRLSNSDMTIINKLPLEEYLYGVVPGEMPASWPIEALKAQAVAARGFALTNFNKYKQFDFNLCSTTNSQVYKGYTGEHPNTNMAVDETRSKVITYNGTLVEPYYHSNSGGHTEDSENIWSSQLSYIRGVEDKFSLDAPNSTWSVSFTKDEIKNRLANHNIFIGDILDMKITSISDNGRVLSLVVYGTDGQEIMEKQKSRTVLGLKSSWFSINSNNSTNNESQLMVINGTTSKEESINLTSKHVITADGIYEINNPQRSSIFNGKEYRSIDEEVIENISDTFVLYGKGFGHGLGMSQYGAKKMAELNYKYDEILTHYYTGVKVE; encoded by the coding sequence ATGAGAAGGATAAAAATTATTATAGTTCCAATGCTTATTGCACTAATTGTTCTTATGAATGTGCCTCATACGTTTTCTTATGATAAGTCCACAATACCTTACAATATAAAAATTGGGCTCTTTTTCGATAAGACAGCAAAATCAACCTTATTATTAGAAAGTCAATCTAGCTTTAAAGTAGGAGTTTTTCAGCAGGATGAATTCATTAACTTATTTGATTTAGATGAAAATAAAATTTTATTAAGAAAAGATAAATTCTATATAGGACAAGGGCTTAGCTTTACGGAGTATACGGGAGCTATAAATGAACAAGTTAATATATCAAATATAGAAGGTCCTTACCATATTCAAGTTGGACAAAGTTTTACAAGTTACTCAGAAGCCTATAATTTTTTAAATTCACTTAATATAGGAAGTGTAAATAGTTACTTATCTTATGAAAAAGAATGGAAGGTTTTTTCAGGTTTATATTTAACTGAATCAAGCGCTAATGAAGAAGCAAACAAAATAAATGCAAACTATGGCTACGAGACTAAAGTAATACAACCATCTACTACTAGGGTCCAAGTTATTAATGAAAAAGGAAATACTATATTTATGTATGATTCATCAGATGAACTTTATTTTACTGGTAAAGATTATAGAGGTAATACACCTATAGTAAATGTGGAGGGTAATAACTATAGGGGAGCTATTACTGCAAAAAGGTTGTCAAATAGTGATATGACAATAATCAACAAACTGCCTTTGGAGGAGTATTTGTATGGAGTTGTGCCAGGAGAAATGCCAGCATCATGGCCAATAGAAGCTTTAAAGGCCCAAGCTGTAGCAGCAAGAGGATTTGCCCTTACTAATTTTAATAAATATAAACAATTTGATTTTAATTTATGTTCCACTACAAATTCTCAGGTATATAAGGGTTATACTGGAGAACATCCTAATACAAATATGGCAGTAGACGAAACTAGATCTAAGGTTATAACTTATAATGGTACATTAGTAGAGCCTTATTATCATTCTAATAGTGGTGGTCATACTGAAGATAGCGAAAATATTTGGTCAAGTCAACTTTCTTATATTAGAGGAGTGGAGGATAAATTCTCTTTAGATGCACCAAATAGTACTTGGTCTGTATCATTTACAAAAGACGAAATAAAAAACCGTTTAGCTAACCATAATATATTCATAGGAGATATTTTAGATATGAAGATTACTTCTATTTCTGATAATGGAAGAGTTTTATCTTTAGTTGTATATGGAACAGATGGACAAGAGATTATGGAAAAACAAAAAAGTAGAACTGTTCTGGGTTTAAAAAGTAGTTGGTTTTCTATTAACTCTAATAATAGCACTAACAATGAATCTCAATTGATGGTTATAAATGGAACTACATCTAAAGAGGAATCCATTAACTTAACGAGTAAACATGTAATTACCGCTGATGGAATATATGAAATCAACAATCCACAAAGAAGCTCTATATTTAACGGAAAGGAGTATAGGAGTATAGACGAAGAAGTAATTGAAAATATTTCGGATACTTTTGTACTGTACGGAAAGGGATTTGGACATGGTTTAGGCATGAGCCAGTATGGAGCAAAGAAAATGGCTGAATTAAACTATAAATACGATGAAATACTAACCCATTATTATACAGGTGTAAAGGTGGAATAA